In Caballeronia insecticola, one DNA window encodes the following:
- the frc gene encoding formyl-CoA transferase has product MTVNTSGKALDGVRILDFTHVQSGPTCTQLLAWFGADVIKVERAGAGDITREQLRDIPDADSLYFTMLNHNKRSITIDTKNPEGKKVLETLVKKCDVLVENFAPGALDRMGFTWERIQELNPRMIVASVKGFGPGPYEDCKVYENVAQCAGGAASTTGFDDGPPVVSGAQIGDSGTGLHLALGIVTALYQRNTSGRGQKVLAAMQDGVLNLCRVKLRDQQRLERTGVMKEYPQYPNGTFGEAVPRAGNASGGGQPGWILKCKGWETDPNAYIYFITQAPVWGAICKVIGREEWIDHPDYKTPNARLPHLKDIFAEIERWTMSKTKFQAMEILNKHDIPCGPILSMKEIAEDQSLRKTGTIVEVDHPVRGKYLTVGNPIKLSDSPTEVARSPLLGEHTDEVMAELGYSPDQIATLKSLGAI; this is encoded by the coding sequence ATGACGGTGAACACTTCGGGCAAGGCGCTGGACGGTGTGCGCATTCTGGATTTCACGCACGTTCAGTCGGGACCGACCTGCACGCAGCTGCTCGCGTGGTTCGGCGCGGACGTGATCAAGGTCGAGCGCGCCGGCGCGGGCGACATCACGCGGGAGCAACTGCGCGATATCCCCGACGCGGACAGCCTCTACTTCACGATGCTCAACCACAACAAACGCTCGATCACCATCGACACGAAGAATCCCGAAGGCAAGAAAGTGCTCGAGACGCTCGTGAAGAAGTGCGACGTGCTCGTCGAAAACTTCGCACCGGGCGCGCTCGATCGCATGGGCTTCACGTGGGAGCGCATCCAGGAACTGAATCCGCGCATGATCGTGGCCTCCGTCAAGGGCTTCGGGCCCGGGCCGTACGAAGACTGCAAAGTCTACGAGAACGTCGCGCAGTGCGCGGGCGGCGCGGCATCGACCACCGGTTTCGACGACGGCCCGCCGGTCGTCTCCGGCGCGCAGATCGGCGATTCGGGTACGGGCCTGCATCTCGCGCTCGGCATCGTCACGGCGCTATATCAGCGCAACACGAGCGGACGCGGCCAGAAAGTGCTCGCCGCGATGCAGGACGGCGTGCTCAACCTCTGCCGCGTGAAGCTGCGCGATCAGCAGCGCCTCGAACGCACCGGCGTGATGAAGGAATATCCGCAGTATCCGAACGGCACGTTCGGCGAAGCGGTGCCGCGCGCGGGCAACGCGTCGGGCGGCGGCCAGCCGGGCTGGATTTTGAAGTGCAAGGGCTGGGAAACCGATCCGAACGCGTACATCTACTTCATCACGCAAGCGCCGGTGTGGGGCGCAATTTGCAAGGTGATCGGCCGCGAGGAATGGATCGATCATCCGGACTACAAGACGCCGAACGCGCGGCTGCCGCATCTGAAGGACATCTTCGCCGAGATTGAACGCTGGACGATGTCCAAGACCAAGTTCCAGGCCATGGAAATCCTCAACAAGCACGACATTCCGTGCGGCCCGATTCTGTCGATGAAGGAAATCGCCGAAGACCAGTCGCTGCGCAAGACGGGGACGATCGTCGAAGTGGATCATCCGGTGCGCGGCAAGTATCTGACGGTCGGCAATCCGATCAAGCTGTCCGACAGCCCGACCGAAGTCGCTCGCTCGCCGCTGCTCGGCGAGCATACGGATGAAGTCATGGCCGAACTCGGCTATTCGCCCGACCAGATCGCCACGCTGAAAAGCCTCGGCGCGATCTAG
- a CDS encoding fumarylacetoacetate hydrolase family protein: protein MTTWIRFRDADGNIGFGTLDQHSGRVVQHDGAMFERPRPTDISYAADDLALLAPCQPSKVIALWNNYYALSQKLDKAPPQHPLFLIKPPMSVIGPGEDIRRPKSYQGKIAYEGELGIVIGKTVSGASVEEAEAAIFGYTCVNDVTAIELLQEDPNFAQWCRSKGFDTFTCLGPAIVTPGNGFDWRTAHVVTALEGVERQNYPLDDMIFSPAEQVSLISHDMTLVPGDVIACGTSIGVGSIKDGARVDVSIAGIGTLSNVLAA from the coding sequence TTGACCACCTGGATTCGTTTTCGCGATGCCGACGGCAACATCGGCTTCGGCACGCTCGATCAGCACTCGGGCCGCGTCGTGCAACACGACGGCGCCATGTTCGAGCGCCCGCGCCCGACCGACATTTCCTACGCCGCCGATGATCTCGCGCTGCTGGCGCCCTGTCAGCCGAGCAAGGTCATCGCGTTGTGGAACAACTACTACGCGCTGTCGCAGAAGCTCGACAAGGCGCCGCCGCAGCATCCGCTGTTTCTGATCAAGCCGCCGATGTCGGTGATCGGGCCGGGCGAGGACATTCGCCGGCCGAAGAGCTATCAAGGCAAGATCGCGTATGAGGGCGAGCTGGGCATTGTGATCGGCAAGACGGTGAGCGGCGCATCGGTCGAGGAGGCGGAAGCCGCGATCTTCGGCTACACCTGCGTGAACGATGTCACCGCGATCGAGCTTCTGCAGGAAGATCCCAACTTCGCGCAGTGGTGCCGCTCGAAGGGCTTCGACACCTTCACCTGTCTCGGACCGGCGATCGTCACGCCGGGCAACGGCTTCGACTGGCGCACCGCGCACGTCGTCACGGCGCTCGAAGGCGTCGAACGCCAGAACTATCCGCTCGACGACATGATCTTCTCGCCCGCCGAGCAGGTGAGCCTGATTTCGCACGACATGACGCTCGTACCCGGCGATGTGATCGCGTGCGGCACGTCGATCGGCGTCGGCTCGATCAAGGACGGCGCGCGCGTGGATGTGTCGATCGCGGGCATCGGCACGTTGTCGAACGTGCTGGCCGCCTGA
- a CDS encoding CsbD family protein, whose product MVQDQLEGAAQKVAGKVQDAVGTLTGDDQLQAEGKVREAFGSLQQSYGQTVDNVRTAVASQPIQGVLIAAAVGFVLGALWNRDR is encoded by the coding sequence ATGGTGCAGGATCAATTGGAAGGCGCGGCGCAAAAAGTGGCCGGCAAGGTGCAGGACGCGGTCGGCACGCTGACGGGCGATGATCAGTTGCAGGCAGAAGGCAAGGTGCGCGAAGCCTTCGGCTCGCTCCAGCAGAGCTATGGGCAGACGGTCGACAATGTGCGCACGGCAGTCGCAAGCCAGCCGATTCAGGGCGTGCTGATCGCTGCGGCGGTCGGCTTCGTGCTCGGCGCGCTGTGGAATCGCGATCGTTGA